In Amaranthus tricolor cultivar Red isolate AtriRed21 chromosome 5, ASM2621246v1, whole genome shotgun sequence, a genomic segment contains:
- the LOC130812505 gene encoding exocyst complex component EXO70B1-like: MAENNINGEEKLIAVARQIAKSLGHSNSMTDDIIDIFSTFDGRFSRDKLSPFSDTMLPESRPASSAVATLEEALTSLDRQISHFLSFERPFWSNASDASAFLEVVDELIGTIRDFSPLGRDNKSLGVVLDRADELLQSVIFKLEEEFRGLIHRGVESFDLSRDLSDSDSEGKFDDGEIPVAHPVTDFNIIIDALPSATINELHEIAKRMVFVEYGRECSHVYSACRREFLEESLSRLGLQKLSIDEVQKLPWPELEDEIERWCKSVVFSLRILFPSERRLCDRIFYGFASTSDFAFMEVCRGSVIQLLNFADAVAISSRSPERLFKVLDLYETLRDLLPEFEILFSDQFCVFLRNEALAIWKRVGEAIRGIFMELENSIQRDPAKVPIPGGGLHPITRYVMNYLRAACKSQQTLDQVFEEEKERALSGMSSLSVQMVWIMELLESNLLAKSKVYKDPALSSVFMMNNGRYIVQKVKDSELGLLLGEDWIRKYSVKVRQFRVNYQRSTWNKVIAVLKVENGGGSNINGGMNSRSLKERFKLFNDYFEELLNIQSSWIVFDNQLREELKTSVTQNLLPAYQNFIGRFQMSTEAGRNPEKHIKYSVEDVETRINNELFRGNSNGGRR, translated from the coding sequence ATGGCTGAAAACAACATCAATGGTGAAGAAAAATTGATAGCTGTAGCAAGACAAATTGCTAAATCTTTAGGTCATTCCAATTCTATGACTGACGATATTATCGACATTTTTTCAACTTTCGACGGCCGATTTTCTCGCGATAAACTATCTCCATTTTCCGACACTATGCTCCCGGAATCTCGACCAGCATCATCGGCGGTTGCTACCTTGGAAGAAGCTCTTACTTCTTTAGACCGTCAAATCTCTCATTTTCTCTCCTTTGAACGGCCGTTTTGGTCAAACGCTTCTGATGCTTCTGCATTTCTTGAAGTTGTTGATGAATTGATAGGTACTATTAGAGATTTTTCTCCTCTAGGTCGAGATAATAAATCGCTTGGTGTTGTTTTGGATCGCGCTGATGAGCTGCTTCAGTCGGTGATTTTTAAGTTGGAGGAAGAATTTCGCGGTTTGATTCATCGCGGTGTTGAGTCTTTTGATTTGAGTCGTGACTTATCCGATTCTGACTCGGAAGGTAAGTTTGATGATGGTGAAATTCCGGTTGCTCATCCTGTTActgattttaatattattattgacgCTTTACCGTCGGCGACGATTAATGAGCTTCATGAAATTGCGAAGAGAATGGTGTTTGTTGAGTATGGAAGGGAGTGTTCACATGTTTATAGTGCGTGTCGGAGAGAGTTTCTTGAGGAGAGTTTATCGAGGTTAGGGTTACAGAAATTGAGTATTGATGAAGTTCAGAAGCTTCCATGGCCGGAACTTGAGGATGAAATTGAAAGATGGTGTAAATCGGTGGTTTTttcattaagaattttatttccATCGGAGAGACGATTGTGTGATCGTATTTTCTATGGATTTGCTTCAACTTCAGATTTCGCATTCATGGAGGTTTGTCGTGGTTCGGTGATTCAACTGTTGAATTTTGCTGATGCAGTTGCGATTTCGAGTCGTTCTCCTGAGAGATTGTTTAAAGTGCTTGATCTATATGAGACATTGAGAGATTTGCTTCCGGAGTTTGAGATTTTGTTTTCTGATCAGTTTTGTGTTTTCTTGAGAAATGAAGCCCTAGCGATTTGGAAGAGGGTTGGGGAAGCTATCCGAGGGATTTTTATGGAGTTGGAGAATTCAATTCAGCGTGATCCGGCAAAAGTTCCAATCCCTGGTGGTGGACTTCATCCGATTACACGTTATGTGATGAATTATCTCCGTGCTGCGTGTAAATCACAGCAGACACTTGACCAGGTGTTCGAGGAGGAGAAGGAACGAGCATTGTCGGGGATGAGCTCATTGTCCGTGCAAATGGTGTGGATTATGGAGTTGTTAGAGAGCAATTTACTGGCAAAGTCAAAGGTTTATAAAGATCCTGCATTGAGCTCTGTATTTATGATGAATAATGGGAGGTACATTGTTCAGAAGGTGAAAGATAGTGAGCTAGGGTTGTTACTTGGGGAGGATTGGATCAGGAAATACAGTGTGAAAGTGAGGCAGTTTCGTGTGAATTATCAAAGGAGTACATGGAATAAGGTGATTGCTGTTTTGAAGGTGGAGAATGGTGGTGGGAGTAATATTAATGGGGGAATGAATTCGAGGTCATTGAAAGAGCGGTTTAAATTGTTCAATGATTACTTCGAGGAGCTCTTAAATATACAATCCTCTTGGATTGTGTTTGATAATCAATTGAGGGAGGAATTGAAGACGTCTGTCACTCAAAATCTGCTACCCGCTTATCAGAATTTCATTGGAAGGTTCCAGATGTCTACAGAAGCAGGAAGGAACCCAGAGAAGCATATCAAGTATAGTGTTGAGGATGTTGAGACACGGATTAACAATGAACTATTTCGAGGTAATAGTAATGGTGGCAGGAGGTGA